One genomic region from Chelonia mydas isolate rCheMyd1 chromosome 25, rCheMyd1.pri.v2, whole genome shotgun sequence encodes:
- the LOC102931952 gene encoding calcium homeostasis endoplasmic reticulum protein isoform X3, whose translation MEMPLPPDDQELRNVIDKLAQFVARNGPEFEKMTMEKQKENPKFSFLFGGEFYGYYKYKLALEQQQLLCKQTQDTEATAQIQPLSQPSLPPAAAIPAPQGAPSVEELIQQSQWNLQQQEQHLLAMRQEQVTSAVALAVEQQMHKVLEETQLDMNEFDNLLQPIIDTCTKDAISAGKNWMFSNAKSPQHCELMAGHLRNRITAEGAHFELRLHLIYLINDVLHHCQRKQARDLLAALQKVVVPIYCTSFLAVEEDKQQKIARLLQLWEKNGYFDESIIQQLQSPALGLGQYQATLITEYASVVQPVQVAFQQQIQTLKTQHEEFVNSLTQQPQPQQQIQIPPLESEVKSTPPPPAPTPAAAPPAAPVSQADDGKSQLPLAASAEYDATGAGVQDPAAAGPRGPGPHDQIPPNKPPWFDQPHPVAPWGQQQQGPPHCPPWNNNHEGMWNEQRDSGWNNQRETPWNNQPDPSWNNQFEAPWNNQHEQPPWGGGQREPPFRMQRPPHFRGPFPPHQQHPQFNQPPHPHNFNRFPPRFMQDDFPPRHPFERPPYPHRFDYPQGDFPQEIGPPHHHPGHRLPHPGIGEHPPWGGPQHPDFGPPPHGFNGQPPHMRRQGPPHVNHDDPSLVPNVPYFDLPAGLMAPLVKLEDHEYKPLDPKDIRLPPPMPPSERLLAAVEAFYSPPSHDRPRNSEGWEQNGLYEFFRAKMRARRRKGQEKRNSGPSRSRSRSKSRGRSSSRSNSRSSKSSGSYSRSRSRSCSRSRSYSRSQSRSRSRSHSSRSRSRSRSRSRSKSYSPGRRHRSRSRSPTPPSAAGLGSNSGPPIPDSRLGEENKGHQMLVKMGWSGSGGLGAKEQGIQDPIKGGDIRDKWDQYKGVGVALDDPYENYRRNKSYSFIARMKARDDCK comes from the exons ATGGAGATGCCGCTGCCGCCCGATG acCAGGAGCTGCGGAATGTCATTGACAAGTTGGCGCAGTTTGTGGCGCGGAATGGGCCCGAGTTCGAGAAGATGACGATGGAGAAGCAGAAGGAGAACCCCAAGTTCTCGTTCCTTTTTGGGGGCGAGTTTTATGGCTACTACAAGTACAAACTGgcgctggagcagcagcagt TGCTGTGCAAACAGACTCAAGACACAGAGGCCACTGCACAGATCCAGCCATTGTCACAGCCCTCTCTTCCGCCAGCTGCAGCTATCCCAGCTCCACAAGGAGCTCCCTCTGTGGAGGAACTTATCCAGCAGAGTCAATGGaatctccagcagcaggagcagcatctCCTTGCTATGCGACAG GAACAAGTTACATCAGCGGTAGCCCTTGCAGTTGAACAACAAATGCATAAAGTCTTGGAGGAAACCCAGCTAGACATGAATGAATTTGATAACTTGCTGCAGCCAATAATTGACACATGTACAAAAGATGCAATCTCA gCTGGCAAAAACTGGATGTTTAGTAATGCAAAGTCTCCTCAACACTGTGAGCTGATGGCTGGACATCTGCGAAATCGCATAACAGCAGAAGGGGCACACTTTGAGCTTCGGTTACATTTAATCTATCTAATCAATGATGTGTTGCACCACTG CCAGCGGAAGCAAGCACGAGATCTTCTGGCCGCTTTACAGAAGGTGGTTGTCCCTATATATTGTACTAGTTTTTTAGCTGTGGAAGAGGATAAGCAACAGAAAATTGCCAGA CTCCTTCAGCTGTGGGAGAAAAATGGCTACTTTGATGAATCAATTATTCAGCAGTTACAGAGCCCGGCTCTTGGACTTGGCCAGTACCAG GCAACTTTGATCACAGAATATGCATCAGTAGTGCAGCCTGTGCAGGTGGCCTTCCAGCAGCAGATACAAACCTTGAAAACACAACATGAAGAGTTTGTCAATAGTTTAACACAGCAGCCACAGCCGCAGCAACAAATACAAATACCACCACTGGAGAGTGAGGTAAAATCGACACCCCCGCCTCCGGCTCCAACACCTGCTGCAGCACCGCCTGCTGCTCCAGTCAGTCAAGCAG ATGATGGCAAATCTCAGCTTCCTCTAGCTGCTTCTGCAGAGTATGATGCAACAGGGGCTGGGGTGCAAGATCCTGCAGCTGCTGGACCACGTGGCCCTGGGCCTCATGATCAGATTCCTCCAAATAAACCACCCTGGTTTGACCAGCCTCATCCTGTTGCACCTTGGGGTCAACAACAG CAGGGACCTCCACACTGTCCTCCATGGAATAACAACCATGAAGGAATGTGGAATGAACAGAGAGACTCAGGGTGGAATAACCAGCGGGAGACCCCTTGGAATAACCAGCCAGATCCTTCTTGGAACAACCAATTTGAAGCACCATGGAACAACCAACATGAGCAGCCCCCATGGGGAGGGGGCCAAAGGGAACCTCCATTTCGAATGCAGCGGCCACCCCACTTCAGAGGCCCGTTCCCTCCACATCAGCAACATCCCCAGTTCAATCAGCCCCCACATCCACATAATTTCAACCGCTTCCCACCTCGCTTCATGCAGGATGATTTTCCACCTCGCCATCCCTTTGAAAGGCCGCCTTATCCTCATCGTTTTGACTACCCCCAAGGGGACTTTCCTCAAG AAATTGGACCACCTCATCATCATCCTGGGCATAGATTGCCTCATCCTGGAATTGGTGAGCATCCTCCTTGGGGTGGGCCACAGCACCCCGATTTTGGGCCTCCTCCACATGGATTTAATGGGCAGCCTCCTCACATGCGGAGACAAGGCCCCCCTCACGTAAACCATGATGATCCCAGCCTGGTGCCAAATGTTCCCTACTTTGATCTTCCCGCTGGACTTATGGCTCCACTGGTGAAA CTTGAAGATCATGAATATAAACCTTTGGATCCTAAAGATATACGTCTTCCACCCCCAATGCCCCCAAGTGAGAGGTTGCTGGCTGCAGTTGAAGCATTTTATAGTCCACCATCTCATGACAGGCCTAGAAACAG TGAAGGCTGGGAGCAGAATGGGCTGTACGAGTTCTTCAGAGCTAAAATGAGAGCTAGACGGCGGAAAGGTCAGGAGAAAAGAAATAG TGGGCCATCTCGATCTCGGAGTAGGTCTAAAAGCAGAGGTCGTTCCTCCTCACGATCCAATTCAAGATCTTCAAAGTCATCTGGCTCCTATTCAAGGTCACGATCACGATCCTGCTCCCGATCACGATCCTATTCACGATCACAGTCCAG AAGCAGGAGCAGGTCCCACTCTTCTCGTAGTCGGTCACGGTCAAGATCAAGATCAAGATCTAAATCTTACTCCCCGGGAAGGCGGCACCGGTCCCGATCTCGTAGTCCCACTCCTCC CTCTGCTGCTGGTTTAGGCTCTAACTCTGGGCCTCCTATACCTGATTCAAGACTTGGAGAAGAAAATAAAGGGCATCAAATGTTAGTGAAAATGG GATGGAGTGGATCTGGAGGACTGGGAGCCAAGGAACAAGGAATCCAAGACCCAATTAAAGGAGGGGATATCCGAGATAAATGGGATCAGTATAAAGGAGTAGGAGTTGCACTAGATGACCCATATGAAAACTACCGCAGAAATAAAAGTTACTCGTTTATTGCACGCATGAAGGCCAGAGATGACTGTAAGTGA